One window from the genome of Prinia subflava isolate CZ2003 ecotype Zambia chromosome 2, Cam_Psub_1.2, whole genome shotgun sequence encodes:
- the TTL gene encoding tubulin--tyrosine ligase isoform X2, giving the protein MYTFVVRDEGSSVYAEVSRLLLASGQWRRLRRDNPRFNLMLGERNRLPFGRLGHEPGLVQLVNYYRGADKLCRKASLVKLIKTSPELSESCTWFPESYVIYPTNLKTPVAPAQNGIRHLINNSRTDEREVFLAAYSRRREGHEGNVWIAKSSAGAKGEGILISSEAAELLDFIDEQGQVHVIQKYLENPLLLEPGHRKFDIREGVLRTSSEPYNSANFQDKTCHLTNHCIQKEYSKNYGRYEEGNEMFFEEFNQYLMDALNTTLEDSILLQIKHIIRSCLMCIEPAISTKHLHYQSFQLFGFDFMVDEELKVWLIEVNGAPACAQKLYAELCQGIVDVAISSVFPLSDTGQKMNQSSSIFIKL; this is encoded by the exons ATGTACACCTTCGTGGTGCGGGACGAGGGCAGCAGCGTGTACGCCGAGGTGAGccggctgctgctggccagcgGGCAGTGGCGGCGCCTCCGCAGGGACAACCCCCGCTTCAACCTGATGCTGGGCGAGAGGAACCGGCTCCCCTTCGGCAGGCTGG GCCACGAACCTGGACTTGTGCAGCTGGTGAATTACTACAGGGGAGCAGACAAGCTGTGCCGCAAAGCATCCCTGGTGAA GCTAATCAAGACGAGCCCTGAGCTCTCGGAGTCGTGCACGTGGTTCCCTGAGTCCTACGTGATCTACCCGACCAACCTGAAGACGCCGGTGGCTCCGGCACAGAACGGGATCCGCCACCTCATCAACAACTCGCGGACGGACGAGCGGGAGGTGTTCCTGGCAGCCTACAGCCGGCGGCGGGAGGGCCACGAGGGCAACGTGTGGATCGCCAAGTCCTCGGCCGGAGCCAAAG gggaagggaTCCTGATTTcctcagaggctgcagagctcctggactTCATCGATGAGCAGGGACAAGTGCACGTGATTCAGAAATACCTGGAGAATCCTCTACTTTTAGAGCCAGGGCATCGCAAGTTTGACATCAG AGAGGGTGTCCTGCGGACCTCTTCCGAACCGTACAACAGTGCTAACTTCCAGGACAAAACCTGCCACTTGACCAATCACTGCATTCAGAAGGAGTATTCCAAAAACTACGGGCGCTATGAGGAGGGGAATGAAATGTTCTTCGAGGAGTTCAACCAGTATCTGATGGATGCCCTGAACACAACGCTCGAGGACAGCATCCTACTGCAAATCAAACACATAATAAG AAGCTGCCTTATGTGTATAGAGCCTGCAATCAGCACGAAGCATCTTCACTACCAGAGCTTCCAGCTCTTTGGCTTTGACTTCATGGTGGATGAGGAGCTGAAGGTCTGGCTAATAGAGGTCAACGGGGCCCCAGCGTGTGCCCA GAAGCTGTATGCAGAGCTCTGCCAAGGAATTGTGGATGTAGCCATCTCCAGCGTTTTCCCCCTCAGCGACACTGGGCAGAAGATGAACCAGTCATCGTCGATCTTCATCAAGCTGTGA
- the TTL gene encoding tubulin--tyrosine ligase isoform X1 — protein sequence MYTFVVRDEGSSVYAEVSRLLLASGQWRRLRRDNPRFNLMLGERNRLPFGRLGHEPGLVQLVNYYRGADKLCRKASLVKLIKTSPELSESCTWFPESYVIYPTNLKTPVAPAQNGIRHLINNSRTDEREVFLAAYSRRREGHEGNVWIAKSSAGAKGEGILISSEAAELLDFIDEQGQVHVIQKYLENPLLLEPGHRKFDIRSWVLVDHQYNIYLYREGVLRTSSEPYNSANFQDKTCHLTNHCIQKEYSKNYGRYEEGNEMFFEEFNQYLMDALNTTLEDSILLQIKHIIRSCLMCIEPAISTKHLHYQSFQLFGFDFMVDEELKVWLIEVNGAPACAQKLYAELCQGIVDVAISSVFPLSDTGQKMNQSSSIFIKL from the exons ATGTACACCTTCGTGGTGCGGGACGAGGGCAGCAGCGTGTACGCCGAGGTGAGccggctgctgctggccagcgGGCAGTGGCGGCGCCTCCGCAGGGACAACCCCCGCTTCAACCTGATGCTGGGCGAGAGGAACCGGCTCCCCTTCGGCAGGCTGG GCCACGAACCTGGACTTGTGCAGCTGGTGAATTACTACAGGGGAGCAGACAAGCTGTGCCGCAAAGCATCCCTGGTGAA GCTAATCAAGACGAGCCCTGAGCTCTCGGAGTCGTGCACGTGGTTCCCTGAGTCCTACGTGATCTACCCGACCAACCTGAAGACGCCGGTGGCTCCGGCACAGAACGGGATCCGCCACCTCATCAACAACTCGCGGACGGACGAGCGGGAGGTGTTCCTGGCAGCCTACAGCCGGCGGCGGGAGGGCCACGAGGGCAACGTGTGGATCGCCAAGTCCTCGGCCGGAGCCAAAG gggaagggaTCCTGATTTcctcagaggctgcagagctcctggactTCATCGATGAGCAGGGACAAGTGCACGTGATTCAGAAATACCTGGAGAATCCTCTACTTTTAGAGCCAGGGCATCGCAAGTTTGACATCAG GAGCTGGGTTCTCGTGGATCATCAATATAATATCTACCTCTACAGAGAGGGTGTCCTGCGGACCTCTTCCGAACCGTACAACAGTGCTAACTTCCAGGACAAAACCTGCCACTTGACCAATCACTGCATTCAGAAGGAGTATTCCAAAAACTACGGGCGCTATGAGGAGGGGAATGAAATGTTCTTCGAGGAGTTCAACCAGTATCTGATGGATGCCCTGAACACAACGCTCGAGGACAGCATCCTACTGCAAATCAAACACATAATAAG AAGCTGCCTTATGTGTATAGAGCCTGCAATCAGCACGAAGCATCTTCACTACCAGAGCTTCCAGCTCTTTGGCTTTGACTTCATGGTGGATGAGGAGCTGAAGGTCTGGCTAATAGAGGTCAACGGGGCCCCAGCGTGTGCCCA GAAGCTGTATGCAGAGCTCTGCCAAGGAATTGTGGATGTAGCCATCTCCAGCGTTTTCCCCCTCAGCGACACTGGGCAGAAGATGAACCAGTCATCGTCGATCTTCATCAAGCTGTGA
- the POLR1B gene encoding DNA-directed RNA polymerase I subunit RPA2 — protein sequence MADPHPHRLRPPRRGATQRDLTSAHIESFNYAVSEGVYRAVQDVPPVEFALRDTRVALALAGVSIAPPAVPAGTVCQERRVFPAECRGLRSTYRGRITADISWSVNDVPQGTIKQPLGYIPIMVKSKLCNLCGFSPQDLLQHHEEEEEMGGYFIINGLEKVIRMLIMPRRNFPLAVTRHKWKNRGPGFTEYGLLMHCVRDEHTAINMNLHYLENGCVMVNFIFRKELFFLPLGFALKALVNFPDYQIFEELVKGREEDTFYVNCVTEMMRAVVDAGCLTQQNVLDYLGKSFRVKLNLPEWYSNEQAADFILSNCICIHLTSRTEKFYLLCMMTQKLYAFAKGECMEDNPDSLMNHEVLTPGQLFLMFLKERLETWLQSVRFVLEKRAEKADISLNTDSLVKAFSLAPDFTKPFEYLLATGNLRSKTGLGMLQDSGLCVVGDKLNFIRYLSHFRCIHRGAAFSQMRTTTVRKLLPESWGFLCPVDTPDGEPCGLMNHMTALCEIVTEMVPVADIPPLLCSLGVTPVDAAPSQPYSECYRVVLDGSVVGWVEQELAPDIAQTLRRFKITQEKRFPARAEVVLIPMTGKPSLHPGLFIFTSPCRMVRPVRNLSYGRNEWIGTLEQIFMNVATLESEVVPGVTTHQELFPHSILSVVANLIPFSDHNQSPRNMYQCQMGKQTMGFPVYNYRDRSDNKLYHLHTPQSPLVRPSMYDYYGMDSYPVGTNSIVAVISYSGYDMEDAMIVNKSSWQRGFAYGSVIKVESIDLSLKASRAGDNLVFGIKPGDPNVGEKLDADGLPFVGAILQPGDPFYSFMNLNTGETFTVYYPSKEVGIVDNVRLCSNDRGTGKFKKACITVRVPRNPTIGDKFASRHGQKGILSQLWPVEDMPFTENGMVPDILFNPHGFPSRMTIGMLIESMAGKSAALHGVSYDATPFTFSEKKSALKYFGETLARAGYNFFGTEKMYSGISGVELEADIFVGVVYYQRLRHMVSDKFQVRTTGPRDAVTNQPVQGRNVEGGIRFGEMERDALLAHGTSFLLQDRLFNCSDGSVAYVCTGCGSMTSPVLEKLSRSSVTSSRRYSCSICGEVDAIEVVPVPHVFRYFVAELAAMNIKTKLSVE from the exons ATGGCGGACCCTCACCCGCACCGCCTGCGGCCGCCGCGGCGCGGCGCGACCCAGCGCGACCTCACCAGCGCGCACATCGAGTCCTTCAACTACGCCGTCAGCGAGGGCGTCTACCGCGCCGTGCAG GATGTGCCGCCGGTGGAGTTCGCGCTGAGGGACACCCGTGTGGCGCTGGCGCTGGCCGGGGTGTCCATCGCCCCCCCCGCCGTGCCGGCCGGGACGGtgtgccaggagaggagggTGTTCCCGGCCGAGTGCCGCGGGCTCCGCAGCACGTACCGCGGCAGGATCACG GCCGACATCAGCTGGTCAGTGAATGACGTGCCACAAGGGACTATCAAGCAGCCCTTAGGGTATATTCCAATCATGGTCAAGTCCAAATTGTGCAACCTCTGTGGTTTTTCTCCACAAGACCTTCTGCAGCAccacgaggaggaggag GAAATGGGAGGCTACTTTATAATCAACGGCTTAGAAAAAGTAATCAGGATGCTGATTATGCCCAGGCGAAACTTCCCTCTGGCAGTGACAAGACACAAGTGGAAGAACAGAGGCCCTGGTTTCACAGAGTATG GGCTGCTGATGCACTGTGTGAGGGATGAGCATACTGCAATAAACATGAACCTTCACTACTTGGAGAATGGCTGTGTCATGGTGAATTTCATTTTTCGCAAAGAGTTGTTCTTCCTCCCCTTGGGATTTGCTCTGAAG GCATTAGTTAATTTCCCAGACTACCAGATTTTTGAGGAGCTGgtgaaaggaagggaagaggacaCCTTTTATGTGAACTGTGTCACTGAGATGATGAGAGCGGTGGTGGATGCCGGCTGCTTGACCCAGCAGAACGTCCTGGATTACCTGGGGAAGAGCTTCAGAGTCAAACTCAACCTGCCCGAGTGGTACAGCAATGAGCAGGCTGCAGATTTCATTCTGAG caaTTGTATCTGCATTCACCTGACCAGCAGAACTGAGAAGTTCTACCTGCTGTGTATGATGACCCAGAAGCTCTATGCCTTTGCCAAAGGGGAGTGCATGGAGGACAATCCAGACAGCCTCATGAATCACGAGGTGCTCACCCCAGGACAGCTTTTCCTTATGTTCCTAAAG GAGAGGCTTGAAACCTGGCTGCAATCTGTTAGGTTTGTTTtggagaaaagagcagaaaaggcaGATATCAGCCTGAATACAGACAGCCTGGTGAAGGCATTCAGCCTGGCACCAGACTTCACCAAACCCTTCGAGTATCTGCTGGCAACTGGTAACCTGCGGTCTAAAACAG ggctgggcatgCTGCAGGACAGCGGCCTCTGCGTGGTGGGGGACAAGCTCAACTTCATCCGCTACCTCTCGCACTTCCGCTGCATCCACCGGGGGGCGGCGTTCTCCCAGATGAGAACCACGACGGTGCGCAAGCTGCTGCCCGAGTCCTGGGGCTTCCTGTGCCCCGTGGACACGCCCGACGGGGAGCCCTGCGGGCTGATGAACCACATGACGGCGCTGTGTGAAATCGTCACCGAGATGGTGCCCGTGGCAGACATCCCgcccctgctgtgctccctgg GTGTCACCCCCGTGGACGCAGCCCCAAGCCAGCCTTACTCAGAGTGCTACCGGGTTGTGCTGGACGGCTCCGTGGTGGGCTgggtggagcaggagctggctccCGACATCGCACAGACCCTGCGCCGCTTCAAG ATAACACAAGAGAAGAGGTTTCCTGCACGGGCAGAAGTGGTCCTTATCCCCATGACAGGAAAGCCCAGCCTGCATCCTGGGCTGTTCATTTTCACCAGCCCGTGCCGGATGGTGCGGCCCGTCAGAAACCTGTCCTATGGAAGGAACGAATGGATTGGCACTCTGGAACAG ATCTTCATGAACGTGGCCACGCTGGAGTCAGAGGTGGTGCCTGGAGTGACCACGCACCAGGAGCTCTTCCCTCACAGCATTCTGAGCGTGGTGGCCAACCTCATCCCCTTCTCCGACCACAACCAGAGTCCACGGAACATGTACCAGTGCCAGATGG gaAAGCAGACCATGGGGTTTCCTGTGTACAACTACAGGGATCGCTCAGATAACAAGCTGTACCACCTGCACACCCCCCAGAGCCCTCTGGTGAGGCCCAGCATGTATGACTATTATGGGATGGACAGCTATCCCGTTGGCACCAACTCCATCGTGGCTGTCATCTCCTACAGTGGCTATGACATGGAAGATGCAATG ATTGTCAATAAATCTTCGTGGCAAAGAGGATTCGCTTATGGAAGTGTAATCAAGGTGGAGAGCATTGACCTTTCCCTTAaagccagcagggcaggtgataATTTAGTATTTGGCATCAAGCCTGGCGATCCAAACGTTGGGGAGAAGCTGGATGCTGATGGACTGCCTTTTGTTGGGGCtatcctgcagcctggggaccCCTTCTACAGCTTCATGAACCTCAACACAGGGGAGACCTTCACTGTGTACTACCC GAGTAAGGAAGTGGGCATTGTGGACAACGTTAGGCTGTGCAGCAATGACCGTGGCACTGGGAAGTTCAAGAAAGCCTGCATCACTGTGAGGGTTCCCCGAAACCCCACGATTGGGGACAAATTTGCCAGCCGTCACGGGCAGAAAGGCATCCTGAGCCAGCTGTGGCCCGTGGAGGACATGCCCTTCACGGAGAACGGGATGGTTCCGGACATCCTCTTCAACCCTCACGGCTTCCCCTCGCGCATGACCATCGGCATGCTGATCGAGAGCATGGCGGGCAAGTCGGCAGCCCTGCACGGCGTCTCCTACGACGCCACTCCCTTCACCTTCAGCGAGAAGAAGTCTGCTCTGAAATACTTCGGTGAGACTTTGGCGAGGGCGGGTTACAACTTCTTCGGCACGGAGAAGATGTACAGCGGCATCAGCGGGGTGGAGCTGGAGGCAGACATCTTCGTGGGGGTGGTGTACTACCAGCGCCTGCGCCACATGGTCTCCGACAAGTTCCAGGTGAGGACCACGGGGCCCCGAGACGCTGTCACCAACCAGCCCGTCCAGGGGAGGAACGTGGAGGGCGGGATCCGCTTCGGCGAGATGGAGCGGGACGCGCTGCTGGCCCACGGCACgtccttcctgctgcaggaccGCCTGTTCAACTGCTCCGACGGCTCCGTGGCCTACGTGTGCACCGGCTGCGGCAGCATGACCTCCCCCGTGCTGGAGAAACTGTCCCGCTCCTCTgtcaccagcagcaggaggtaCTCCTGCTCCATCTGCGGCGAGGTGGACGCCATCGAGGTTGTCCCTGTGCCCCACGTCTTCCGCTACTTtgtggctgagctggcagccaTGAACATAAAAACAAAGCTCAGTGTGGAGTAG